From a region of the Rathayibacter sp. VKM Ac-2804 genome:
- a CDS encoding TIGR01777 family oxidoreductase yields the protein MSDSTARHSDQDGTGSSGDSPRRSTRTAAPRSAVRPGDVPSPATAPRTQEEPPRALRVLISGASGMIGSELVRQLRADGHQIFRLVRHAPTSPDEFHWAPASHMLDFSVLDRVDAVINLSGASISRLPWTSSYKREILDSRVQATQTITDAMRMASTPPSILLNASAVGYYGDRPGEELTEESARGEGFLADVVERWEQAALLAPETARVVTVRTGLVLGNGGALKPLLPLTKLGLSGPLGGGRQYWPWISHYDEAAAIRHLLTSSLSGPVNLAGPEAATANEVMSTLAELLHRPFKLPVPEKIIELALRDAGHELLLSSQRLVPQRLLDDGFVFRHRTVAEALQAVLAD from the coding sequence ATGAGCGATTCGACCGCACGGCACTCGGACCAGGACGGCACCGGCAGCTCCGGCGACTCCCCCCGGCGCTCCACCCGGACCGCGGCACCGCGATCGGCGGTCCGGCCCGGCGACGTGCCGAGCCCGGCCACCGCCCCGCGCACGCAGGAGGAGCCGCCTCGGGCCCTGCGGGTGCTGATCTCGGGTGCGAGCGGGATGATCGGCTCGGAGCTCGTGCGCCAGCTGCGCGCGGACGGGCACCAGATCTTCCGCCTCGTCCGCCACGCTCCGACCAGCCCGGACGAGTTCCACTGGGCACCCGCCTCGCACATGCTCGACTTCAGCGTGCTCGACCGCGTCGACGCCGTGATCAACCTCTCGGGCGCTTCGATCAGCCGGCTGCCGTGGACGTCCTCCTACAAGCGGGAGATCCTCGACTCGCGGGTGCAGGCCACCCAGACCATCACCGACGCGATGCGGATGGCCTCCACTCCCCCATCGATCCTGCTCAACGCCTCCGCGGTCGGCTACTACGGCGACCGGCCGGGCGAGGAGCTGACCGAGGAGTCCGCGCGCGGCGAGGGGTTCCTCGCCGACGTCGTCGAGCGCTGGGAGCAGGCGGCGCTGCTCGCTCCCGAGACCGCGCGCGTCGTGACGGTGCGCACCGGGCTCGTCCTCGGGAACGGCGGCGCTCTGAAGCCGCTGCTGCCGCTGACGAAGCTGGGGTTGAGCGGCCCGCTGGGCGGGGGCCGGCAGTACTGGCCGTGGATCAGCCACTACGACGAGGCCGCCGCCATCCGGCACCTGCTGACCTCGTCGCTGTCCGGCCCGGTCAACCTCGCGGGGCCCGAGGCCGCGACGGCGAACGAGGTCATGAGCACACTGGCCGAGCTGCTGCACCGGCCCTTCAAGCTGCCGGTGCCGGAGAAGATCATCGAGCTCGCGCTGCGCGACGCCGGACACGAGCTGCTGCTCTCGAGCCAGCGGCTGGTGCCCCAGCGGCTGCTCGACGACGGCTTCGTCTTCCGCCACCGCACGGTGGCCGAGGCGCTGCAGGCGGTGCTGGCGGACTGA
- the dapB gene encoding 4-hydroxy-tetrahydrodipicolinate reductase has protein sequence MTTSVAVVGATGKLGSLTCSLLEASEEFDLVARLGSRSDPREMLAADVVVDMTLPAVSQQIVDLAVANGRKVLVGTSGWTGDRIAALRRSVDAQPGAGVVIIPNFSLGSVLATALSTVAARFFDAVEIIETHGARKVDSPSGTAVRTAELLLRARAELGPVQAPHTDQRARGQQVASVPVHSLRLPGVEARQEVVFGGTGETVTIRHDTTSSASYEAGILRALDAVRSTTGVVVGLDALIDLRAAFDAAPLAEQVREEPAISDDAPSGQAAAATSTP, from the coding sequence GTGACCACCTCCGTCGCCGTCGTCGGTGCAACCGGCAAACTCGGCTCCCTCACCTGCTCGCTCCTCGAGGCCTCGGAGGAGTTCGACCTCGTCGCCCGGCTCGGCTCGCGCAGCGACCCGCGCGAGATGCTCGCGGCGGACGTCGTCGTCGACATGACGCTCCCCGCGGTCAGCCAGCAGATCGTCGATCTCGCCGTCGCCAACGGCAGGAAGGTGCTCGTCGGCACCTCCGGCTGGACCGGCGACCGCATCGCGGCGCTCCGCCGCAGCGTCGACGCCCAGCCCGGCGCCGGCGTCGTGATCATCCCCAACTTCTCGCTCGGCTCCGTCCTCGCCACCGCGCTCTCCACGGTGGCGGCGCGCTTCTTCGACGCGGTCGAGATCATCGAGACCCACGGCGCCCGCAAGGTCGACTCGCCCTCCGGCACCGCCGTGCGCACCGCCGAGCTGCTGCTGCGCGCCCGCGCCGAGCTGGGCCCCGTCCAGGCGCCGCACACCGACCAGCGCGCCCGCGGCCAGCAGGTGGCGAGCGTCCCTGTGCACAGCCTCCGGCTGCCCGGCGTCGAGGCCCGCCAGGAGGTCGTCTTCGGCGGCACCGGCGAGACGGTCACCATCCGGCACGACACCACGTCGTCCGCGTCCTACGAGGCGGGCATCCTCCGCGCCCTCGACGCCGTCCGCAGCACCACCGGCGTCGTCGTCGGCCTCGATGCGCTGATCGACCTCCGCGCGGCCTTCGACGCCGCGCCCCTGGCCGAGCAGGTCCGCGAGGAGCCGGCGATCAGCGACGACGCGCCGTCCGGCCAGGCCGCGGCCGCGACGAGCACCCCGTGA
- a CDS encoding histidine phosphatase family protein codes for MSHYIYLVRHGEQQDAEHGMPDGPLSARGERQARLIAERLGGVPFTGAWHSPLRRAEETAARFRAVLPGLSIEPSSLLFDCIPSGPTPDMPRAFEPFFGSVTPAEIDAGHAQMQDAVAEFLAPSREDRHDLLITHNFVIGWFVRHVFDAPDWRWLGVNQANCGLTIIRVRSRKPPVLVVHNDLAHLPVELRTGLPEAQSY; via the coding sequence GTGTCCCACTACATCTACCTCGTCCGCCACGGCGAGCAGCAGGACGCCGAGCACGGCATGCCCGACGGCCCGCTGTCGGCCCGGGGCGAGCGCCAGGCCCGGCTCATCGCCGAGCGGCTCGGCGGCGTCCCCTTCACCGGCGCCTGGCACTCGCCGCTGCGCCGGGCGGAGGAGACCGCCGCGCGGTTCCGGGCGGTCCTGCCGGGTCTGTCGATCGAGCCGTCCTCGCTGCTGTTCGACTGCATCCCCTCCGGCCCGACCCCGGACATGCCGCGCGCCTTCGAGCCGTTCTTCGGCAGCGTCACCCCGGCCGAGATCGACGCCGGGCACGCGCAGATGCAGGACGCGGTGGCCGAGTTCCTCGCCCCCTCCCGCGAGGACCGCCACGACCTGCTGATCACCCACAACTTCGTCATCGGCTGGTTCGTCCGGCACGTCTTCGACGCGCCCGACTGGCGCTGGCTGGGCGTCAACCAGGCCAACTGCGGCCTCACGATCATCCGCGTCCGCTCCCGCAAGCCCCCGGTCCTCGTCGTGCACAACGACCTCGCCCACCTCCCCGTGGAGCTGCGCACCGGCCTCCCCGAGGCCCAGTCCTACTGA
- a CDS encoding pitrilysin family protein: MNHGVALPLEQPETTIGAAGGSLVRRSVLSSGVRILSESMPGARSATIGFWVAAGSRDEAPALPAVDGRPAVPSNFGSTHFLEHLLFKGTGTRSALDIAVAFDSVGGEHNALTAKEYTCYYAKVQDRDLPMAVEVIGDMVTSSLLDPAEFETERGVILEELAMADDDPADVASERLFEAVFGDHPLGRPIGGTPAIIGEATRDAVWAHYRAAYRPRDLVVTVAGAVDHEVLVAQLERVLAADGWDLSTPSAPVERRVGGSAAFRRGTPLSITHRPTEQANLLIGFPGLAAADDRRMTMGVLNSILGGGMSSRLFQEVREKRGLAYSVYSFAPSYSDAGLFGLYAACTPSKAGTVAELLLAEFIRLAEHGVTADELARARGQLSGAAALALEDSDTRMSRLGRSELTFGEFVDLDESLRRLALVGAEDVQALAADLARGPSSISAVGAVDESTFAGIAEIETTPAA; this comes from the coding sequence ATGAACCACGGCGTCGCACTCCCTCTCGAACAGCCGGAGACGACCATCGGAGCCGCCGGCGGCTCGCTGGTCCGCCGGTCGGTCCTCTCCAGCGGTGTCCGCATCCTGAGCGAGTCGATGCCCGGAGCGCGCAGCGCGACGATCGGCTTCTGGGTCGCGGCCGGCTCGCGCGACGAGGCGCCGGCCCTGCCCGCGGTCGACGGCCGGCCCGCCGTGCCCTCCAACTTCGGCTCCACGCACTTCCTCGAGCACCTGCTCTTCAAGGGCACGGGCACCCGGTCGGCGCTCGACATCGCCGTGGCCTTCGACTCGGTCGGCGGCGAGCACAACGCGCTGACCGCCAAGGAGTACACCTGCTACTACGCCAAGGTGCAGGACCGCGACCTGCCGATGGCGGTCGAGGTCATCGGCGACATGGTCACCTCGAGCCTGCTCGACCCGGCCGAGTTCGAGACCGAGCGGGGCGTCATCCTCGAGGAGCTCGCGATGGCGGACGACGACCCGGCCGACGTCGCCAGCGAGCGGCTCTTCGAGGCCGTCTTCGGCGACCACCCGCTGGGGCGCCCGATCGGCGGGACGCCCGCGATCATCGGCGAGGCCACCCGAGACGCCGTCTGGGCGCACTACCGCGCCGCCTACCGCCCGCGCGACCTCGTCGTCACGGTCGCGGGAGCGGTCGACCACGAGGTGCTCGTCGCCCAGCTCGAGCGCGTCCTCGCCGCCGACGGCTGGGACCTGAGCACCCCGTCCGCGCCGGTCGAGCGCCGCGTCGGCGGCTCGGCGGCCTTCCGCCGCGGCACCCCGCTCTCGATCACGCACCGCCCGACCGAGCAGGCCAATCTGCTGATCGGCTTCCCGGGGCTGGCCGCCGCGGACGACCGCCGGATGACGATGGGCGTGCTGAACTCGATCCTCGGCGGCGGAATGTCCTCGCGCCTCTTCCAGGAGGTGCGCGAGAAGCGCGGCCTCGCCTACTCCGTCTACTCCTTCGCCCCGTCCTACTCCGATGCGGGTCTCTTCGGCCTCTACGCGGCCTGCACGCCGTCGAAGGCGGGCACCGTCGCCGAGCTGCTGCTGGCCGAGTTCATCCGGCTCGCCGAGCACGGCGTCACCGCCGACGAGCTGGCCCGGGCCCGCGGCCAGCTCTCCGGTGCGGCGGCCCTCGCCCTCGAGGACTCGGACACCCGCATGTCCCGCCTCGGGCGCTCCGAGCTGACCTTCGGCGAGTTCGTCGACCTCGACGAGAGCCTGCGCCGACTCGCCCTCGTCGGCGCGGAGGACGTCCAGGCACTCGCGGCAGACTTGGCCAGGGGGCCGTCGTCGATCTCGGCCGTCGGGGCTGTCGACGAGTCGACCTTCGCCGGCATCGCCGAGATCGAGACCACTCCCGCGGCCTGA
- a CDS encoding aldo/keto reductase translates to MAPASLKRTLGGTAETLFPLVLDAVVLARHDLGGPELLERFAAWGGDGVVVADTAAPAAAEDRIGGWLAGHRDRDRFRLLGRFGAPPAEAATPRALVTRVEESLRRLGAERLDVLAVRSDGAGRLDELLSAVEVLLARGLVGTAVASGFAAEELFEARVLAGHGHPRFAGVELPYSLLESSRADGDVGLVAAGQGLSLLCTAPLAHGFLDGVARGRRQLGRLPDGALAAAHIGRRGRRVLVALDAIGAELSAAPAAVALAWLLSRPGVTAAAVAPRSPAEVDALVRAVSLELDDGHLAALERARR, encoded by the coding sequence GTGGCTCCCGCCTCGCTCAAGCGCACTCTCGGCGGCACCGCCGAGACCCTGTTCCCGCTCGTCCTCGACGCCGTCGTGCTCGCTCGTCACGACCTCGGCGGGCCCGAGCTGCTCGAGCGCTTCGCGGCCTGGGGCGGCGACGGGGTCGTCGTCGCCGACACCGCCGCTCCCGCCGCCGCGGAGGACCGGATCGGCGGCTGGCTGGCCGGTCACCGCGACCGCGACCGGTTCCGGCTGCTCGGCCGCTTCGGCGCGCCCCCCGCCGAGGCCGCCACCCCGCGCGCCCTGGTGACCCGGGTCGAGGAGTCGCTGCGACGGCTCGGCGCCGAGCGCCTCGACGTCCTGGCCGTCCGCTCCGACGGCGCCGGCCGGCTCGACGAGCTGCTCAGCGCGGTCGAGGTGCTGCTCGCCCGCGGTCTCGTCGGCACCGCCGTCGCCTCGGGCTTCGCGGCTGAGGAGCTCTTCGAGGCGCGCGTGCTCGCCGGTCACGGCCACCCCCGGTTCGCCGGCGTCGAGCTGCCCTACAGCCTGCTCGAGAGCTCTCGCGCAGACGGCGACGTCGGTCTGGTCGCGGCCGGTCAGGGCCTCTCGCTCCTCTGCACGGCGCCGCTGGCGCACGGCTTCCTCGACGGCGTCGCGCGCGGCCGCAGGCAGCTCGGCAGGCTCCCCGACGGCGCTCTCGCCGCCGCCCACATCGGTCGGCGGGGCAGGCGCGTGCTGGTCGCCCTCGACGCCATCGGCGCCGAGCTCTCGGCCGCCCCCGCGGCCGTCGCGCTGGCCTGGCTGCTCTCCCGGCCCGGAGTGACCGCGGCCGCCGTCGCCCCGCGCTCCCCGGCCGAGGTCGACGCCCTCGTCCGCGCCGTCTCGCTCGAGCTCGACGACGGCCACCTGGCGGCCCTGGAGCGCGCCCGCCGCTGA
- a CDS encoding alpha-glucosidase has product MEPLTPTPATPWWTSAVVYQIYPRSFADSNGDGIGDLGGIRAHLDHLADLGVDVVWLSPVYPSPQHDNGYDISDYQDIDPLFGSLEEFDLLLAEAHERGIKLVMDLVVNHTSDEHAWFVQSRSSQEDAKRDWYWWRRGRETAGQESAPIEPDAELEATADAGLDVAEPNGWRSYFSGPAWTLDPATDEYFLHLFAVQQPDLNWENPEVRHAVHAMMNWWLDRGVDGFRMDVINLVSKDVDQIDGEGGGSGIVGGVGPRLHEYLREMNEAVFAGRDAALMTVGEMPGVTLEEAVLVTDPERRELDMVFQFEHVGIDHGVDKFHPVPLDLVALKANLARWQDGLAERGWNSLYLGNHDQPRLVSRFGDDGARRYESATLWATLLHLQRGTPYIYQGDEIGMTNVPFAGIEDFRDVESLNYYAEAVEERGEDAEQVLAGLRAQSRDNARTPVQWDGGPQAGFTTGEPWIPVNPNHVEVNVAADRAAERSVFEYYRALIALRHEDETVRLGRFALLEPEHPTLFAYTRTGASELLVVGNVSGEPLEVALLEEWAGAETVLGNVAGASGSTLGPWEARILRR; this is encoded by the coding sequence ATGGAGCCCCTCACCCCGACCCCCGCGACGCCCTGGTGGACGAGCGCGGTCGTCTACCAGATCTACCCCCGCTCGTTCGCCGATTCGAACGGCGACGGGATCGGCGACCTCGGCGGCATCCGCGCGCACCTCGACCACCTCGCCGACCTCGGCGTGGACGTCGTCTGGCTGTCGCCGGTCTACCCGTCGCCGCAGCACGACAACGGCTACGACATCTCGGACTACCAGGACATCGATCCCCTGTTCGGCTCGCTCGAGGAGTTCGACCTGCTGCTCGCCGAGGCGCACGAGCGCGGGATCAAGCTGGTGATGGACCTCGTGGTGAACCACACCAGCGACGAGCACGCCTGGTTCGTGCAGTCGCGCTCCTCGCAGGAGGACGCGAAGCGCGACTGGTACTGGTGGCGCCGCGGGCGGGAGACGGCCGGGCAGGAGTCCGCGCCGATCGAGCCGGACGCCGAGCTCGAGGCGACCGCGGACGCGGGCCTCGACGTCGCCGAGCCCAACGGCTGGCGCTCCTACTTCTCCGGGCCGGCCTGGACGCTCGACCCGGCGACGGACGAGTACTTCCTGCACCTCTTCGCGGTGCAGCAGCCCGACCTCAACTGGGAGAACCCGGAGGTCCGGCACGCGGTGCACGCGATGATGAACTGGTGGCTCGACCGCGGGGTCGACGGCTTCCGGATGGACGTCATCAACCTCGTCTCGAAGGACGTCGACCAGATCGACGGCGAGGGCGGCGGCTCCGGGATCGTCGGCGGGGTCGGTCCCCGGCTGCACGAGTACCTCCGCGAGATGAACGAGGCGGTGTTCGCCGGGCGCGACGCCGCGCTGATGACGGTCGGCGAGATGCCGGGCGTCACCCTCGAGGAGGCGGTGCTCGTCACCGACCCGGAGCGGCGCGAGCTCGACATGGTCTTCCAGTTCGAGCACGTCGGGATCGACCACGGCGTCGACAAGTTCCACCCGGTTCCGCTCGATCTCGTCGCGCTGAAGGCGAATCTCGCCCGCTGGCAGGACGGGCTCGCGGAACGCGGCTGGAACAGCCTCTACCTCGGGAACCACGACCAGCCCCGGCTCGTCTCGCGCTTCGGCGACGACGGCGCCCGGCGCTACGAGTCGGCCACGCTCTGGGCGACGCTCCTGCACCTGCAGCGCGGCACGCCGTACATCTACCAGGGCGATGAGATCGGCATGACCAACGTGCCGTTCGCCGGCATCGAGGACTTCCGCGACGTCGAGTCGCTGAACTACTACGCCGAGGCGGTCGAGGAGCGCGGCGAGGACGCGGAGCAGGTGCTCGCGGGGCTCCGCGCGCAGAGCCGCGACAACGCGCGGACGCCGGTGCAGTGGGACGGCGGACCGCAGGCCGGCTTCACGACCGGCGAGCCGTGGATCCCGGTGAACCCGAACCACGTCGAGGTGAACGTGGCGGCCGACCGCGCCGCGGAGCGCTCGGTCTTCGAGTACTACCGGGCGCTGATCGCGCTGCGGCACGAGGACGAGACGGTGCGGCTCGGCCGCTTCGCCCTGCTCGAGCCGGAGCACCCGACGCTGTTCGCGTACACCCGCACCGGGGCGAGCGAGCTGCTCGTGGTCGGCAACGTGTCGGGCGAGCCGCTCGAGGTCGCGCTGCTCGAGGAGTGGGCCGGCGCCGAGACGGTGCTCGGCAACGTCGCCGGGGCGTCGGGGTCGACGCTCGGGCCGTGGGAGGCGCGGATCCTGCGTCGCTGA
- a CDS encoding aldo/keto reductase → MTDSTPPALAPETPLPPRLLGATGLPVHPVALDGSVFGWAASIDETTEVLDAFAQLGGTLISTADHYATGRSEYMIGRWLEQSGRRDELLVATKVGRHPDAPGLAAEDVRIAIEGSLERLGTRIDLLSFDSEDPEVPIAESLAAVAPFIADGSVGALGAAHFSGAALAEAEEAARELGLPAFTAVIAEYNLMERKQYEADVAPEVLRQGLGTLARLPLASGYLTGRLRHRSDEPESVMFEAALDYVGRHGNKVLAALDEVAEAHGSNPGTAALAWVLAHQEVSAVIVRARGAEELASIFGAATLPITRSEIAQLDRASA, encoded by the coding sequence GTGACCGACTCGACGCCCCCGGCCCTCGCGCCGGAGACGCCCCTTCCGCCCCGCCTCCTCGGAGCCACCGGTCTGCCCGTGCACCCGGTCGCCCTCGACGGCTCCGTCTTCGGCTGGGCCGCGAGCATCGACGAGACCACCGAGGTGCTCGACGCGTTCGCGCAGCTCGGCGGCACCCTGATCTCCACCGCCGACCACTACGCCACCGGACGCAGCGAGTACATGATCGGCCGCTGGCTCGAGCAGAGCGGCCGGCGGGACGAGCTGCTCGTCGCCACGAAGGTCGGCCGGCACCCCGACGCGCCCGGTCTCGCCGCCGAGGACGTGCGGATCGCGATCGAGGGCAGCCTCGAGCGGCTCGGCACCCGGATCGATCTGCTCTCCTTCGACAGCGAGGACCCGGAGGTCCCGATCGCGGAGAGCCTCGCGGCCGTCGCCCCGTTCATCGCGGACGGCTCGGTCGGCGCCCTCGGCGCGGCGCACTTCAGCGGCGCCGCCCTGGCGGAGGCGGAGGAGGCGGCCCGCGAGCTCGGCCTACCCGCCTTCACCGCGGTGATCGCCGAGTACAACCTGATGGAGCGCAAGCAGTACGAGGCCGACGTCGCCCCCGAGGTGCTCCGCCAGGGTCTCGGCACCCTCGCGCGCCTGCCGCTCGCGAGCGGCTACCTCACCGGCAGGCTGCGCCACCGCTCGGACGAGCCCGAGTCGGTCATGTTCGAGGCCGCGCTCGACTACGTCGGCCGGCACGGCAACAAGGTGCTCGCGGCGCTCGACGAGGTCGCGGAGGCGCACGGCAGCAACCCCGGCACCGCCGCGCTCGCCTGGGTGCTCGCGCACCAGGAGGTCTCGGCCGTCATCGTGCGCGCCCGCGGCGCCGAGGAGCTCGCGTCGATCTTCGGCGCCGCGACGCTGCCGATCACCCGCAGCGAGATCGCCCAGCTCGACCGCGCCTCCGCCTGA
- a CDS encoding polyribonucleotide nucleotidyltransferase, protein MEGPEITFAEAVLDNGSYGTRTVRFETGRLAQQAQGAVAAYLDEDTMLLSATSASKNPKDNFDFFPLTVDVEERSYAAGKIPGSFFRREGRPSTEAILVCRLIDRPLRPSFVEGLRNEVQIVITVLSIAPDEFYDALAINAASASTQISGLPFSGPVAGVRLALMSDGSGNDQWVAFPKASQLENAVFDLTVAGRVVTNEDGSSDVAIMMVEAEATDVSWNLIKAGATKPDEAVVAQGLEAAKPFLRALVEAQSKLAAETAKPVKDYPVFLPYAQETYDNVAELSYDELVRVYQIADKVERQDADDALKARVKEQIAERIASGQLSAEAYSQVGAAYKSVTKVVVRGRILRDGVRIDGRGLADIRPLDAEVQVIPRVHGSAIFQRGETQILGVTTLNMLKMEQQIDSLSPVTKKRYLHHYNFPPYSTGETGRVGSPKRREIGHGFLAERALVPVLPSREEFPYAIRQVSEALSSNGSTSMGSVCASTLSLLNAGVPLRAPVAGIAMGLVSDVVDGHTRYAALTDILGAEDALGDMDFKVAGTSEYVTAIQLDTKLDGIPSSVLDAALKQAKDARTTILAVLTAAIDQPDEMAPTAPRVISVQIPVDKIGELIGPKGKTINAIQDETGADISIEEDGTVYIGAVDGPSAEAARAQVNAIANPTNPEVGEQFLGTVVKIATFGAFVSLLPGKDGLLHISEVRKLAGGKRVENVEDVLGVGQKLLVSITKIDDRGKLSLAPVVAEDAEAPVEVPAES, encoded by the coding sequence TTGGAAGGTCCTGAAATCACATTCGCCGAAGCCGTTCTCGACAACGGCTCGTACGGCACCCGCACCGTCCGCTTCGAGACCGGCCGCCTCGCGCAGCAGGCTCAGGGCGCGGTCGCCGCGTACCTCGACGAGGACACCATGCTCCTCTCGGCCACCTCGGCGTCGAAGAACCCTAAGGACAACTTCGACTTCTTCCCGCTGACCGTCGACGTCGAGGAGCGCTCCTACGCCGCCGGCAAGATCCCCGGCTCGTTCTTCCGCCGCGAGGGCCGCCCCTCCACCGAGGCGATCCTGGTCTGCCGTCTGATCGACCGGCCGCTGCGCCCCTCGTTCGTCGAGGGCCTGCGCAACGAGGTCCAGATCGTCATCACGGTCCTCAGCATCGCGCCCGACGAGTTCTACGACGCCCTCGCGATCAACGCCGCGAGCGCCTCGACCCAGATCTCCGGCCTGCCCTTCTCGGGCCCCGTCGCCGGTGTGCGCCTCGCGCTCATGTCCGACGGCTCCGGCAACGACCAGTGGGTCGCCTTCCCCAAGGCCTCGCAGCTCGAGAACGCTGTCTTCGACCTCACCGTCGCGGGCCGCGTCGTCACCAACGAGGACGGCTCCTCGGACGTCGCCATCATGATGGTCGAGGCCGAGGCCACCGACGTCTCGTGGAACCTCATCAAGGCGGGCGCCACCAAGCCCGACGAGGCCGTCGTCGCCCAGGGCCTCGAGGCCGCCAAGCCCTTCCTCCGCGCGCTCGTCGAGGCGCAGTCGAAGCTGGCCGCCGAGACCGCGAAGCCGGTCAAGGACTACCCGGTCTTCCTGCCCTACGCGCAGGAGACCTACGACAACGTCGCCGAGCTCAGCTACGACGAGCTCGTCCGCGTCTACCAGATCGCCGACAAGGTCGAGCGTCAGGACGCCGACGACGCGCTCAAGGCCCGGGTCAAGGAGCAGATCGCCGAGCGCATCGCGTCCGGTCAGCTCTCCGCCGAGGCCTACTCGCAGGTCGGCGCCGCGTACAAGTCCGTCACGAAGGTGGTCGTCCGCGGCCGCATCCTCCGCGACGGCGTCCGCATCGACGGCCGCGGCCTGGCCGACATCCGTCCGCTCGACGCCGAGGTGCAGGTCATCCCGCGCGTCCACGGCTCGGCGATCTTCCAGCGCGGCGAGACCCAGATCCTGGGCGTCACCACGCTGAACATGCTCAAGATGGAGCAGCAGATCGACTCGCTGTCGCCCGTCACCAAGAAGCGCTACCTGCACCACTACAACTTCCCGCCCTACTCGACCGGTGAGACCGGCCGCGTCGGGTCGCCGAAGCGTCGCGAGATCGGGCACGGCTTCCTCGCCGAGCGCGCCCTCGTGCCGGTGCTGCCGAGCCGCGAGGAGTTCCCCTACGCGATCCGCCAGGTGTCCGAGGCGCTCAGCTCCAACGGCTCCACCTCGATGGGCTCCGTCTGCGCGTCGACCCTGTCGCTCCTCAACGCCGGTGTGCCGCTGCGCGCCCCGGTCGCGGGCATCGCGATGGGCCTCGTCTCCGACGTGGTCGACGGTCACACCCGCTACGCGGCGCTGACCGACATCCTGGGCGCCGAGGACGCGCTCGGCGACATGGACTTCAAGGTCGCCGGCACCTCCGAGTACGTCACGGCCATCCAGCTCGACACGAAGCTCGACGGCATCCCGTCGTCGGTCCTCGACGCCGCGCTCAAGCAGGCCAAGGACGCCCGCACCACGATCCTCGCGGTGCTCACGGCGGCCATCGACCAGCCCGACGAGATGGCCCCGACCGCGCCCCGCGTGATCTCGGTCCAGATCCCCGTCGACAAGATCGGCGAGCTGATCGGCCCCAAGGGCAAGACGATCAACGCGATCCAGGACGAGACCGGCGCCGACATCTCCATCGAGGAGGACGGCACCGTCTACATCGGCGCCGTCGACGGACCGTCGGCCGAGGCCGCTCGCGCCCAGGTCAACGCCATCGCGAACCCGACCAACCCCGAGGTCGGCGAGCAGTTCCTCGGAACCGTCGTCAAGATCGCGACCTTCGGCGCGTTCGTCTCGCTCCTCCCCGGCAAGGACGGCCTGCTGCACATCAGCGAGGTCCGCAAGCTCGCCGGTGGCAAGCGCGTCGAGAACGTCGAGGACGTCCTCGGAGTTGGCCAGAAGCTGCTCGTCTCGATCACCAAGATCGACGACCGCGGCAAGCTGTCCCTCGCGCCCGTCGTGGCCGAGGACGCCGAGGCGCCCGTCGAGGTCCCCGCCGAGAGCTGA
- a CDS encoding DUF2510 domain-containing protein — translation MADDARPQGSSSPAEFWGSPAPAGPPPGWYPDPGQVNTQRYWDGRAWTGHLAPLAPAAPAVGNAAATASLVLGILGVLLTPIPLFIGLLLGGPLDVLAVVLGVVGLVKGGARRGAGVTRAVVGLVLGALMLAAITVGAGTIW, via the coding sequence GTGGCTGACGACGCGCGGCCGCAGGGATCGTCGTCCCCGGCGGAGTTCTGGGGCAGCCCCGCCCCCGCCGGTCCGCCGCCCGGCTGGTATCCGGACCCCGGTCAGGTGAACACGCAGCGCTACTGGGACGGCCGGGCCTGGACCGGCCACCTCGCACCACTGGCGCCCGCGGCACCCGCCGTCGGCAACGCCGCCGCGACCGCGTCGCTCGTGCTCGGGATCCTCGGCGTGCTCCTCACTCCGATCCCGCTGTTCATCGGTCTCCTGCTCGGCGGTCCGCTCGACGTGCTCGCCGTCGTCCTCGGTGTCGTCGGCCTCGTCAAGGGCGGCGCGCGGCGGGGCGCGGGCGTCACCCGGGCCGTCGTCGGCCTCGTGCTCGGCGCGCTGATGCTCGCGGCGATCACCGTCGGGGCCGGCACGATCTGGTAG